From the genome of Microtus ochrogaster isolate Prairie Vole_2 unplaced genomic scaffold, MicOch1.0 UNK44, whole genome shotgun sequence, one region includes:
- the Cavin1 gene encoding caveolae-associated protein 1 isoform X1 encodes MEDVTLRIVERPYSGYPDASSEGPEATPVEAPATEEPSGTGSDELIKSDQVNGVLVLSLLDKIIGAVDQIQLTQAQLEERQAEMEGAVQSIQGELSKLGKAHATTSNTVSKLLEKVRKVSVNVKTVRGSLERQAGQIKKLEVNEAELLRRRNFKVMIYQDEVKLPAKLSVSKSLKESEALPEKEGDELGEGERPEEDAAIELSSDEAVEVEEVIEESRAERIKRSGLRRVDDFKKAFSKEKMEKTKVRTRENLEKTRLKTKENLEKTRHTLEKRMNKLGTRLVPVERREKLKTSRDKLRKSFTPDHVVYARSKTAVYKVPPFTFHVKKIREGEVEVLKATEMVEVGPDDDEVGAERGEATDLLRGSSPDVHTLLEITEESDAVLVDKSDSD; translated from the exons ATGGAGGATGTCACGCTCCGTATCGTCGAGCGGCCGTATTCCGGTTATCCCGACGCCTCCTCAGAGGGCCCGGAGGCCACCCCAGTGGAGGCACCGGCCACGGAGGAGCCGTCAGGGACCGGCTCTGACGAGCTGATCAAGTCGGACCAGGTAAACGGTGTACTAGTGCTGAGCCTTCTGGATAAAATCATCGGCGCCGTTGACCAGATCCAGCTGACCCAAGCCCAGCTGGAGGAGCGACAGGCGGAGATGGAGGGTGCTGTGCAGAGCATCCAGGGCGAGCTCAGTAAGCTGGGCAAGGCTCACGCCACCACGAGCAACACCGTGAGCAAGTTGCTAGAGAAGGTGCGCAAGGTCAGCGTCAACGTGAAGACGGTGCGCGGCAGCCTGGAGCGCCAGGCCGGCCAGATAAAGAAGCTGGAGGTCAACGAGGCGGAGCTGCTGCGGCGCCGCAACTTTAAAGTCATGATCTACCAG GATGAGGTCAAGCTGCCCGCCAAACTGAGCGTGAGCAAGTCCCTGAAAGAGTCGGAGGCGCTGCCAGAGAAGGAAGGTGATGAGCTGGGCGAGGGCGAGCGGCCCGAGGAGGACGCCGCGATCGAGCTGTCGTCCGACGAGGCGGTGGAAGTGGAGGAGGTGATCGAGGAGTCCCGCGCCGAGCGCATCAAGCGCAGTGGCCTGCGGCGCGTGGACGACTTCAAGAAGGCCTTCTCcaaggagaagatggagaagaccAAGGTGCGCACGCGCGAGAACCTGGAGAAGACGCGCCTGAAGACGAAGGAGAACCTGGAGAAGACACGGCACACGCTGGAGAAGCGCATGAACAAGCTGGGCACGCGCCTGGTCCCCGTGGAGCGACGCGAGAAGCTGAAGACATCGCGCGACAAGCTGCGCAAGTCCTTTACGCCCGACCACGTGGTGTACGCGCGCTCGAAGACCGCCGTCTACAAGGTGCCGCCCTTCACCTTCCACGTCAAGAAGATCCGAGAGGGCGAGGTGGAGGTGCTGAAGGCCACCGAGATGGTGGAGGTGGGTCCTGATGACGACGAGGTTGGCGCGGAGCGCGGCGAGGCCACTGACCTGCTGCGCGGGAGCAGCCCCGATGTGCACACGCTGCTGGAGATCACTGAAGAATCAGATGCCGTCCTGGTGGACAAGAGCGACAGCGACTGA
- the Cavin1 gene encoding caveolae-associated protein 1 isoform X2, which yields MEDVTLRIVERPYSGYPDASSEGPEATPVEAPATEEPSGTGSDELIKSDQVNGVLVLSLLDKIIGAVDQIQLTQAQLEERQAEMEGAVQSIQGELSKLGKAHATTSNTVSKLLEKVRKVSVNVKTVRGSLERQAGQIKKLEVNEAELLRRRNFKVMIYQPKKKPNAPFGPATPKIVPLDLLPETEPFHLKPETVPGHPAFEQMPSPLPNYPEPGPRPTPEEPTAGGSM from the exons ATGGAGGATGTCACGCTCCGTATCGTCGAGCGGCCGTATTCCGGTTATCCCGACGCCTCCTCAGAGGGCCCGGAGGCCACCCCAGTGGAGGCACCGGCCACGGAGGAGCCGTCAGGGACCGGCTCTGACGAGCTGATCAAGTCGGACCAGGTAAACGGTGTACTAGTGCTGAGCCTTCTGGATAAAATCATCGGCGCCGTTGACCAGATCCAGCTGACCCAAGCCCAGCTGGAGGAGCGACAGGCGGAGATGGAGGGTGCTGTGCAGAGCATCCAGGGCGAGCTCAGTAAGCTGGGCAAGGCTCACGCCACCACGAGCAACACCGTGAGCAAGTTGCTAGAGAAGGTGCGCAAGGTCAGCGTCAACGTGAAGACGGTGCGCGGCAGCCTGGAGCGCCAGGCCGGCCAGATAAAGAAGCTGGAGGTCAACGAGGCGGAGCTGCTGCGGCGCCGCAACTTTAAAGTCATGATCTACCAG CCCAAGAAGAAGCCGAATGCACCCTTCGGCCCGGCCACGCCCAAGATCGTGCCTCTTGACCTTCTGCCTGAGACCGAGCCCTTTCACCTGAAGCCTGAAACAGTACCTGGGCACCCAGCCTTTGAGCAGATGCCCAGCCCACTGCCCAATTACCCAGAGCCTGGGCCCCGACCCACCCCAGAGGAGCCAACAGCTGGTGGGAGCATGTAG